A window of Chiloscyllium plagiosum isolate BGI_BamShark_2017 chromosome 25, ASM401019v2, whole genome shotgun sequence genomic DNA:
TCTAATTCTTACCCAGCAATGAGCACTCCTTGATGTTCAAAATAACTGATCAGTGATTGTATATAATTGGCAGAATGAGATTTTATACTTTTGTTCTCTGCTTACCAATAACTCCTGTCCTATATAATGCTGAAACATGTTACATTCAAACTATATTCTTATAAAATAGCCCTATGCATCCAGTATCTATAGTAAATGTATGAGTTCATTAGTTTTGAAGAAGCCTTTCTTGAAAAAATAGTCCTCTCCTATTCCTTTGCTTCCCAAAAATTCAGAAGGGTTAAGTAGTGATGTACACGATGAAGCAAAGAATGAATGCACTAAACATTGCTGTAACAACCAACTGGGAAAACAAAAACTTTAGCAACTATCGTTCTTTGCATGTGATTTTTGGAATAACTAATTTCATCTACTTTGCTGCGAGCACAGCccacaattcaacaaatatcctTCAGTGATTAACTTGTCAAACAGCCATTTGTCCTTCTCAACAAAGCAGCTtaagaatgtttgtttttttttaaaaaagagaaatggTTTTCATCCCAAGAGAGTCAGTGATCAAAGAAGTCAACATTTAGAATTTTGATAAGGATACTACCAGGAGAAGGGAGGGTGATtttgctttcaaaacattttaaagtgaTAAAGCAGATTGAAGAGAaacttcaaaagggaattgaatacacaCTTATTTGTAGGACTACTGTGGAACATTGACTCAACATTTACAAGGGGCCTCCTCTGCATTATTCTAAGTGAGAAAATCTGTGGAACTAAAATGGAGATTATGGGTGACCTTTGTTGAAAACGGAAGCCAATCATATTTGTGCCAGCCCAATCTTTTTCTTCTAGGATTGAGTAATTAATGCACATTCTGCTTTGGACCCCAGCAAGCCATGGTATTAAAAAATACAATGGACAGTTCACATGTATGtgttactgattttttttctcttctctcccaGTCAAGTATCTAAATGCCTACACAGGGATAGTCTTATTGAGATGTCGGAAAGATTTCTACCGACTGTTATGGTCCGCCCTGCAGTTCATCACTTTCCTGGAGAGCAAGAACCAAAAGTACCCCTGTTCCTTCAGCACACTGCATGTGGGAGGTAGGAATGATGAAACTTCTGATGCAGAATTGGCTATTGAGTTGTTACACCTGTTTTAAGTTAAGTTTGAGTCTAATACCCTAAAAAACTCTtgctttttaaacttttaaatccTAAGTTGTCCTTAAAACTGCACTATTAATGAATTCTGGTCTTTTGAGGTACTATCCGAACCTGCCAGAAGTTCCTCATCCAGTATAACCGCAAGCAATTGCTCCTCCTCCTGAAAGACTGTAAAACCAAAGGTGAGAAACTTTTACTTTGAGTTAGTACTGTGGCTTCCCATTTCCACTATCCATTTTCAAAAcaattgtttcctttttaaatgccttGTTTAAAGGATCACCTCCAGATATCCCTCCAATAGATAAAGCTAAAATACCTCTATCAGAGAAATTATTGAAGCACCAGTAATGTGTGAATCAGACAGGTGAGACACTAATCAAGTCTGACAAAAACTATTTGGTTAAATCAGCTACAATGTTGACTTCTTTTATGGAAAAAAGGTCACTTGAGTATATTGACTGCTTTCTCTGCTAAGGTACCACTTTTATCATGTGGTGATGATTTCAGCAGACTTAATTGAAACCTTAAGATCTTATACAAAACCTCAACTTTTTTGACCCATCCAAACAGATGCTTTTAATGTcttttcacttttgttttcagGGGAGAGGGAATCCATTCAAAGGTCAATCTTGAGTTGTTCACTGAAAGAAATGGAGCAAGAGCAATTGAAGTATCAAGATGAAGAGACAGATGTGAATTAAGTTATGAAAATAAACTGCAAAACAGCAAGAACTGCATTGTGGTATTTGTTCCATCTGAACAATCATGGTGTTGAAAATTGAATAATCTTTAGTTCAGATTTAGAGCTTGCAACACCCCAGACCATTCTTCACTGTTAAACACCTCACTTCTTTTCATTAGGGCAGCCTTGTAGTGGAAAAGAACTTTTATTGCACGGACTGAAGTGATTAAAAACTAGTCCAGAATGATATTTGCTATTGGATGCTTAGCCTTTGTAGGCATAGTCTTAAAGATGAAAAGTTGGCACTTATATGGTAAGCTACCTTCCAAATGAAAACCTTGCTAGGTCATCTCTGGGGCAGTTTAAATAAATCATGTTACTTTGGGCTTAAACCACAACAGTTAGGTGTAGTTCAGCTTTATTTAATTGAACTAAATTTGCTATCAGTAATCGTATCATGAAACTAAATGATtattaaaaacccacctggttcattatATCCATCAGGAAAAGAAATGTCATCCTTATCTATACCGGCCAAAGAGAGCTCCCCATAGCcaaaagttgatttttaaaatggctAATAAACCATTGACTATTAGGCCACTTAAAAATGGGTGATTACTGCTGATATTGCCTGTGTAACTTTTAATCCACAAATGAATTTGAAGAAATATTATTGCTTGTTGTAGTTGATGTATAATCAAGGCTACAAATTTGGCTCAGCTAGTAAAACTCAATCAAATACTTGATCTATCAGACTCTCTGCAACCTACACCCAACTTAGGTTAACAATCTGTGCCTTGAGGATTTCAGAGTAAGCCTACAAAATTAAATATAGTTTCTTTTCTTTAAGATATTATCTATTAGTCCATTTCTTCAATTAATACTGCCCATAAAATCAAAGTAAAAAGCATTTTTCAATGCAGTTGTTCATACTCTCATTTTAAGCTTACCATG
This region includes:
- the pop5 gene encoding ribonuclease P/MRP protein subunit POP5, with translation MVRFKSRYLLCEIVFENPQFRHCIEEKNIYKRVKDAIIQVHGDFGYGCCSLSLAVKYLNAYTGIVLLRCRKDFYRLLWSALQFITFLESKNQKYPCSFSTLHVGGTIRTCQKFLIQYNRKQLLLLLKDCKTKGERESIQRSILSCSLKEMEQEQLKYQDEETDVN